In Poecile atricapillus isolate bPoeAtr1 chromosome 1, bPoeAtr1.hap1, whole genome shotgun sequence, the sequence GTGAATTAATTTggtttattactattatttccAATGTGTTGCTTAAAGTAAGGATGGATTTTCTATTAACTCATGCCAGTATTAGTGCCATGAGTATGTTCTGGATAGGCAGCAGATGTTTCCTGCTTGGGCTTAAGTCCTAAGGATGACCAGTGATAATTGATTATTCATATCTGTAGACAAACATTTTGAAGCCTTTGACCTACAAAGGAAATCTTTATAATATTTCCAAACATTATATCATCCCCATTGGAAGAGAATTACCGTGATAAGTTGTAAGGAAACTTCTGTAAACCAGGTATCAACATTCAAATAACTTGATAATAGCCTACCAGTGAATTTAACCAGAGAATACTTGTAAGATGTGATCTGACAAGGTAACAACTAGAGCTCTGGGGAAACATGGATGTAAGCCACCAGCCATGCATTCAGCATTATAATGAGGAGGACAACAGGTCCTCAGCAGAGGAGGATCTGAACTGGCAGGAGGTATAAGTGTTGTCTTCATTCACATTCTTGCTGATACTTCAGGCATGAGTAGAAACTCTCTGTGAAGCAAATATGGTGGTTAGTTGGGAGATATTGGTATAGAAGGCTGAGGAAACAAAGGGGGTGAGAGGATGAACAACAAGAAAACTTTTTCTTATATAGTGCTTTAAGTTTATCTTAAGTATAGTTTATATACACTTTAACAGTTATCCTTACTAAGAATAAGCATTTAAAGAAGAGAGACAACAGCCATAAAGCTTGGCATGGTTCAAGTACCGCAGTTTGCAGACACCGAATCACAGATGACAGGGAAGGACATTACAGCTAGAAATAGGCGACACTTGGGAGTGTGGTTTACtggtggatttggcagtgctgggctaaCAGCTGGGCTCACTGATCTTTGAGGTCTTTTCCTACATGGATAATTCTGTGATCCTGCGGCGTTCGCAGGTGTCTCAAAGATTTCGGACAGCACCGCCAGGGGGCGCACGCGCGGGGCGGGAGGGGCGTGGCCTAAGCACGCTGGGGGCGTGGCCTTATCGCGCCGAGGGCGGGGCCTGAGCgcgccggggcggggcggggcctcCTGCGCCTGTGCGCGGCGCCCCCGGAAAGGCGGCCACGTCTGCCGGAAGCGATGGGACTGAGCCGCCCGGTCCGGCCCGCGGCCCCGCGCTGACCGGCGGCCCCTCACGGCTCCCCTCGGGCCGGGGCGTCCCCCGCGCTTGCAGGAGGTGAGGCCGGGCCGTGCTGAGGCCCTTGCAGCTCCTGAGTTAGGCCGAGCCTGGGGAGGGCGGTGTACAGGCggtgctgggggtgggggaTAGCGGCCGCTCTGAACGTCCCCGTCCCGGGAGCCGGGGTAGAGGCACACGCCGGCGCTGTGGTGTCGCAGGCCCGTGGTGCAGGTGAAGGCACGCACCTGCCCGCCGTGTTGGAGTCACGGGAGAGGCAGCGGGCTCCAGAGTTTGTGGGGGAGATCTGCCTGAGTCAGGTTGGGAATTTGCAAGCCGAGTGTCTGAGGCATAGTTGTTTTTGTGATACTCTGTAGCAGGTGGTGATACCTGAAACTGATGCAGTGGTCTGATTTTAATAGCCTTGATTTAAAAACTtatgttttgtgtgtttttctcaGAAACTGATTTATTTCCATTAGTTACCAAGACAGCAAAATACCAAATGAGTAGAAGAAAAGTATTATAATAACTATAGCACTGATAGCTTAACACAGTTGTTTAGGTAAACAATATGCCTTGCTTTATCAGCAGCAATCTGATTTGTAATCCTTCTGGCTTTTGCAGTATATGGTCCTGAAGTTTTAATTGTACAGAGTTCATCAACAGACACTCATCATGTCTTGGCTTGCTGATCTCgctggaaaagcagaggatCTACTCAACAGAGTTGATCAAGGAGCTGCATCAGCTCTGAGCAAAAAAGACACATCAAGCAGTGTAGTTTATGATAATAAGAACTTGGACTCTGCCAATGAGTATTCTGAAGCGTGCCAGCGTACTGGAGAACTGAAATACCAGACTTCATCCAAAGCAGCCTACATCTCCTCAGCAGCTGAAAATATTAAACACCAAAAGGCCACAATCCTGGCAGGAACAGCAAATGTTAAAACAGCACGTAGGACATCCTCAGAGGCGGCTTCTCCAGCAGAAAATGCTTCCACACCCAGAGCTGCCTCACATTTTGTGAGAAGAAAGAAGTCAGAGCCTGATGATGAGTTACTATTTGATTTTCTCAATAGTTCAGAGAAAGAACCTAATGGAAGGATAGATTCTAAAAAGGAGAAGAGCAAGGCACCTGTTCTTCAAAATCACTCTCGGACTTCAAGCATTAGTTCTGTGTCTACCAGTACACAGAGTGCAAAAACTACTGAAGATAATTCTGCCAGGAGCCAAGACAATGGTAGTTAAATAGTATTGAACCTAGAGATATTTAAAACCCAAGTATGTCTAGGGTAAGGCTAGGTAATGCATGAAACTGCATGTCACTTCATGAAACATTTAGTGGTGGTAATATGTCAAATGGGTGAGGTACAGCAGGACCTTTCACTTTTCATCACTGGGTTAATACTACGTAGCATGTTAATTTGACAAACAATGTAATTAATACCTAAATCTTTTGTGCTCTGGATCTACCTTGTTGCTCACCCTAACCTCTCTGAGCTGTGGTCTATCCTTGCTTCAGCCCCATATGTCCCTAAGTAGAAGcacaggtgctgctgcttttgtttgGTCGCTCAGGCCCTTAGCTGTTGTTGGGAGGGGGAATGACTTTACCCACGGAGTGAtggtgctggctgctgcccagtgCAGTGAGGTGGGGTGAGGTGTTCCCTGTTCCACCATGCAGGAGGGGTGAGCTGACAAACTTGCTTGGCCTGCAGGAAGCTGGATACGGACAGGCTGGTGTAGAGCTACAGGCatgagagagacagagagataAAGCCTCTGGGTTTGCCAGGAGTAGTTCATGAGTGCAGTCTTAAGTCCTGAATCCTGAATGAGCCTCCAGGGCAGACAGTCAaaagctggggctgggctcaAGTCAACCACACAAATGAGAATGTGGCTGGGAAGTGTCAGGAACTTGTGTTCTCTTATCCGACTGTCCAGCCTGTACTCACTCCATCCTTGTTGCTGTGTTACTTTGCTGTTGCTTATTTTAGAAAATTGAAGCAAGTGGTTCTGTTATTAGTAATGTGGTTAGAATACTTTATTATTTGTTTAGCACTTTGAGCTTGTAAAGTATTGTAAATGCCAGTTTTTTATTTACTACATTAAGTATGCTGAAAACCTTTAGATGCAAAAAGGGTAATTTCTAAAtatgtgaatatttttctttttctgagtcCATGACTTTTTAGTAAGGTTtactattaataataaataatacagaTGTGTTAGACCTGGCTCTATGGCCTTGCTGATTGGTGCTTAAGAAACCTTTGTTTTGCTCAGTGTGGCTTGTGGAATTTTCTTCTGAGGATTTTTGAGCAGAGTTTGCATTGTGGAGCTGCTAAATAAGAAAGAATGCAGTTATAATACAGGATTTGAACATGCTGTTTTCCAAAGCTGATTGTACAGATGTATCTGTGTCATTTAAATATTCAGCACAGAATCTGTTGAAGTAGCTTGTGATATATTAGCTATAGACAAAACCAATTAACATTATACTTTGTCTACTGCCATGGCTATAATCTAATCTGTACTATAAATGGCTCATTTCTTGCTTCATCAGCTTAATTAATCTATTGAATTTTCCAGACAAAGAAATGcccaaattattttataagTTGGAAACTGTGTAAATAAATCAAAGGAAAGATAATGACACTTCTTAAGATTGCTTTAATTAGAAAAGAGCTTGAGAAAATGTGGAAGAAATcttcctgtcactgctgctaCTTGTGGGTGTGGTGTTGCTCAGAATTAATAGTGTGCCCCCATTCCTGGGCTTGGGATGTTAGGGTCTGTTGCAGTGGTAAGAAGAAAGGTGAAGCAGCTTAGTTCATGATCACAGGGGGAAGTAAATAATGCTTTAACAATTTCACTGCAGTCTTGCTTAGAATTAGTTGCAGTCTGGCCCTGTGGATTTTCAGCAGTTATTCACCTGAGACATACTAAATTCAGTAATAAGTTTGGATTGCCTGCTTGTTCATTGCTTGCTATGTCATTTTATCTTAACATTGCTGCAAAGCTTCCAATTATATGCATGCTGGAATCAAGACTCTTAGAGTGCATATGTAGCTTTCACAGCATTAATCAAGGATACTGTGTGTGTATGATGGGAAAAAGCTGTtgattcctccttccctccagaGGACTGTTGTTGAGAATACTACTAGGAGCTTCTGTATTGCtctctcttttaaaattaaatttgcatTAGCAAAATCTGAATGGAAACCCAGAATGAGATTGTTCTAAAAATTCCTGCAGTTAGTTGCTACATATATTTAGTGGTTTTTGTTACTCTTCAACTTCTGAGAACTTCTCTGAGCAGCTAAATTATAAATAcaatgttaatattttaaaatcctaaAATTGCCATTTATGTAATAAGAAATTTTATAGCTTCCATGTCTTGTCTTGCAGTATTAACAAAAGCACTGCATGATGCATGTAAATAGCCCTGATTTGCGCAGTCCCTCATGAGAAGCAGCTCCATATTCCATTTCAGCATAAactattttgatttattttcattgttattCCTTAACCATTGATGCAGAACATGGAACTACTGTTTATAGAAGGGCAGTTTACAAACACATGCATTTGTTCTAAGATGCATCTCTCTGTACAGAAACTCCAGACAGTTCAGACTCCGGCCTGGGAGCACAAGGGAGTGGCCTGAAGGATTCATCACTAAGTGCAGCAACCAACCCCAGCCTTTCAAGTAATGATGATTCCAAATCTCATGAGCTGTCCAATCTTCGCCTGGAGAACCAGCTGCTGCGAAATGAAGTTCAATCTTTAAATCAAGAAGTGGCCTCATTAATACAGAGGTCCAAAGAAACACAAGAAGGTACTTCAGCTATATCATTAGTAAAATGTTAGTGAACTAGGAAGCAATGCTCTatgtatttataataaaaaCTTTCCAAGTACATTTGCATGTATGACTTCCCATGTAATGAGATGGGAGAAATTAAAAGGCTGTTCAGCTACAAAGTTAAAACAGATGTTGATTAAAATGATGTGCTCAAGTTAGTTACAAAACTTACATCTTAATAAAACACTGGCAACAAATACCatgtttaaaatacttttcttgcattttaaaggcttttgcaaaatacatattttcaaatGAGCAAATTCCTTTGAATACTTCAAACTGACTACTTTCTGGCTGTAGTAGAGACTATAGTCTCTGATGCCtagaaactgatggaaaaaatataaaattagtatttttaatatgaCATCACTGGCATTTTCAAAGCCAAATGAAATTACAAATGTTAAAAATGTGAGTACAAGTTAAACAATAGACCTGAGAGCAAACTCCTGCTGTTAGGCATTAAGTTGAGGTAcaacatttttttcacattaacTGCATAAGCCAGATAATTTTAATATCCAGTGAAGTTTAATGTGTGATGTTAGATTAAAAACAGAAGCTTCTAAGTATTCAGGCATTATTCACAATTGGTGTATTTTTCCATTGTATTTTATGTGACAATAAGCTCAAACTAGAACTAAACTAGTTGCTTTATGCAGACATTTCTGTTGGCACAGGGATATTTGACAGtaggccatggcaggggatggggcagATGAAATGTGTCATCTGCCGTGTGACTCAGAAGGAAATGTCTATTTTGAGATCACCTCTAAAATTTTCTGGGTTGTGCTTTGACAGCCAGTCTGGCATTTGTTACTTCCTGGTAGCTCATAAATTTTCAATTTTACTTCAACTTggttgtatttaattttttatctttaagaAATAAGGTGCCTCCTGACTCCTTACAAGACCTTGCAATATCTACTTTTGTAAACTTCAAAGAAATTTCTTATTTTGTAGAACTGAACAAATCTCGGGAGAAGGTGGAGAAGTGGAATGTTGACCATTCAAAGAGTGACAGGATGGTTAGAGAACTTCAGGCTCGAGTGGATGATCTGACAGAAGCTGTTGGTGCCAAAGATTCACAGCTAGCTGTGCTGAAAGTACGGTTGCAAGAAGCTGATCAGCTCTTAAGTTCTCGGACAGAAGCTTTGGAAGCACTGCAGAGTGAAAAATCACGGTACTTCATAATTTCATACTTTGGAATTCTGCGAATAGTAgtaaacttgaaaaaaatcaaggtaGATAATTTAGTGTCTTCAAGGATAGAAGATTAATGAGGAAAGATTTGACATACAAGGATTAAAGTTTGCACTAAAACTGCTCTGTCATAGTTGGCAGTGGGAACAGGACAAATGAGTATTAAATAGGGCATCCCTTGGCATCTGATTATTGAAATCCATTTTGTGTAAAGTGTTTGTGTCAGAGGCGTGAAGGTcccaatacttttttttcttgaaaaatagaCTTGCTTATCTACAAATATAAAGATTTTTCTGAACCTATCTCACTGCTGGGATGTGGATACTCCACAATATAGGCCAGAGAGGAGAAGTGTGAATCATTAACTCCAGGCCTCATGCCTGTAGTCTGTGTGCAGTAATCTACTGGGCAGATTTTCAAAGCTGGTCTGGAAGCCAGGAGGTTATATTTCTACATGAAAAATCACACTAGCTTGCTCACTTTCCTACTAACGTGTCTCTGTTTCAGGATAATACAAGACCACAGTGAAGGAAGCAGTTTACAAAATCAAGCCCTTCAGACTCTTCAGGAGAGGCTGCGTGATGCAGACTCTGCACTCAAGCGAGAACAAGAAAGTTACAAACAAATGCAGGTTAGACATGTAGAGTAAGGAAGACTTTTAAGACTCTGCTTCTGAGATGCGATCCATGAGGTTCCATGTGCTCTCTCTTCCCTTTGACTTCAGTTCCTCTTCAGGGTACTAATTATTTAGAAGAATGTGCTATCAGCTGCTCTAAATACCCCTCAGATGCTAATTTATTTCTTATGTATTATCTTGAAGGGTTCATGAATAAAAGTTTTTGATGTTAATGTTgacaatttttattattattaatcatTTTATGTCAACAtattgacaattttttttcatgctaaCTTTAATGTTAATAcatgttttaaaagtaaatCAGTAATCAGTTTAGTTTTCCATGGTGTGTTGCTACACAACGTATTGTTATGCAATTTTACCGTGATGAGGGATCACCTCTGTGGTAAAGATGCAAGTGCATTATTGATAGAGAATGTTTTCTACACTTAATTTGGCCTTTGTTAGGTATAATGACATCTCTGAAAATCTTTTATCagtgtctgttctgtttttttttacagtactTCAAAATATGTCATACGACAATTGATATTTTTTGAGGGGCAagcttgttttttgtttgctaaATAAATGTGAATAATAGGAAGATTGTTATTCCCTTGCTATTTGTggtgagggaaagaaaagcatatTCTTACTCAGATTATTTACCACTTGCTTAAGCAAGCAGAGTTTCTTTCCATGTAGCAGTAATGTGTCTTTCAGCTGGAGTTGGTAGATAGGAGGTGGTGTGCTCTGTGTAGGTGCTtttaaacttcctttttttcttcctaggtTAAAGTTGAGACTGTGTTTAAACACAAGGTATTGTTTCTTTATTGCCAATAGAATGAGTTTGCGGCTCGTCTAAGTAAAGTGGAAGCAGAACGTCAGAACCTGGCAGAAGGGATAACTGTAGCAGAGAGAAGGTATTTAGATGAAAAGAGGCGAGCTGATGAGCTTCAGCAGCAAGTCAAAGTAACTAAAAGCCACCTAGAATCTGCAAAACAGGAACTGACAGACTATAAACAGAAAGCTACTCGCATTCTCCAAGTAAGCATTGTTGTGAAGAAATGCAGTGTGATTTGTATGCTTTAACTGTTTTAAGGTGTTATGCTTCAAGTAATCTAacttgtggtatttttttttttatgtgacCTGTAATGTGTTCTGTGGCATATCCATGATGTTACATATACAGAACAGCTACCAGTCTGCCTTTTGTAAACTTAAGTTTACAGATGAAGTTATGGAATTGAAATGGTAGTTCAGGTCCTgaacccaaaaaaaatccaagtgaaCCATTGCATTTATTATGCATCATCTGTCAGTGTGTTCCACATCCAAGAGTCCAGATAGCTAAGTAGATGAAATCTACAATTTGTTCCATATCCAGTATTCTTGATTCAAGAATATTGCTCTGTTCTGCTTGAGGCTGAAGCGTAGCACAGAATGGGTACATACCGTGTCACCAGAGAATATTTTTCCATGTCCTGAAAGGTTGCTTGTGGTTAATGTTATATGAACAGTGGAAATCTGATATTTTGTGCAGAGTTCTGTACAATATAGATTGTCAAAGATACCATGTCCAGATGTGGTTGGTTTGAGTCTTGTTTATAAGTGTTAGCAAGATGTTGAAGACAGAGATCTCTTTAGAATAGTTATTTTAGTGAAATGTTCAAGGACAGGTTTTAAATCACCTGGTAAATATGTAAAGCCTAAAATCACAAGTCAGTGCCAAGGTAACATTAGGCTTACTCTAAATAAAATGGTTTATCCTCTTTCCTGGAAGAGTTATCGCTGTATTTGGTTCCTGATTTTGTTGGCAGGAGAGAAAGGGGGTCAGTTTTGTCTATAGTGTCTATTGGTGTGCATCTTGTCTGTTTCAGTACCAAGAGGGCCAAAGTTGTTTTCCATGACAAGTTTAACATTCCAGGCACTTGTAAAGAACAAAGCTGTACTCTTCCACAGATAACATAGGCTTTCAGTAAAATTAACCTTACAGCATACaggaaatcagaaaaattacCAGTATggaagcattttcattttcaaatttctAGTGTCATTATTGGATAAAAGAACAGATAAACCAGTCACTATAGCATAATCTAGTTGAGCACTTGTTCAGTGCTGCTATAAATaacattgatttattttttcagtccaAAGAAAAGTTGATAAACAGCTTAAAAGAAGGCTCTGGTATTGAAGGCCTGGATAGCAATGCAGCAGGCACGGTGGAACTGGAGGAACTGAGACATGAGCGAGACactcagagagaagaaatacaaaaactAATGGGACAAATACAACAGATGAGAACAGAGCTGCAGGTACCTGTGCCTATGTACACCTGTATTTGCAGTTGGCTACGACAAAGGACTGTTCTCTTGTGTATTGTGGGTCTGTTGTTTCTAGTATTTATTACCTTActtctctcttccctcattACTGTGCACTCCTTTTGAGGGAAGCATTTCTTTCCTAATAATCATAATGATTTCTCTAGCTATCACCTATATTCTTTTCTGCAACAAAAATCCTTGAAGCACTGTAATCCAAGTCATCTGCTGGCATAATGGGCTCAACACCGCAGATGCATGCAAGCCCACTTTGCAAAGTTTTAGCCTGTAGACAGTAGAAAGGAAGCAGCAGGGGCTTTTCATGTtcacaaaacacatttattttattactgtgttactaaaaatattctgtataaAATGACCAAGTGTAATTTATTCAATACACCCacaccttccttttcctttgaagAAATGTTGCATACACTACTTTTCTTGTTGTTACCTAGGGCAGATTTGCAGTAACATTTGAATGTTAGTGAAATGGTTATATTTGTGTTCATTTCAGGATATGGAGACACAGCAGGTAAGCGAAGCTGAGTCAGTGAGAGAGCAGCTTCAAGACCTACAAGAGCAGATATCAGCACATAAAATGGCCAAGCAAGAGGCAGAAGCTGAACTGGAACGGCAAAAACAGGTAATGAATTCTTGAAAGCTGAATCTCTTTTTAGGCTTCATGTGGTGCCATCAACAAAGCAT encodes:
- the GOLGA5 gene encoding golgin subfamily A member 5; its protein translation is MSWLADLAGKAEDLLNRVDQGAASALSKKDTSSSVVYDNKNLDSANEYSEACQRTGELKYQTSSKAAYISSAAENIKHQKATILAGTANVKTARRTSSEAASPAENASTPRAASHFVRRKKSEPDDELLFDFLNSSEKEPNGRIDSKKEKSKAPVLQNHSRTSSISSVSTSTQSAKTTEDNSARSQDNETPDSSDSGLGAQGSGLKDSSLSAATNPSLSSNDDSKSHELSNLRLENQLLRNEVQSLNQEVASLIQRSKETQEELNKSREKVEKWNVDHSKSDRMVRELQARVDDLTEAVGAKDSQLAVLKVRLQEADQLLSSRTEALEALQSEKSRIIQDHSEGSSLQNQALQTLQERLRDADSALKREQESYKQMQNEFAARLSKVEAERQNLAEGITVAERRYLDEKRRADELQQQVKVTKSHLESAKQELTDYKQKATRILQSKEKLINSLKEGSGIEGLDSNAAGTVELEELRHERDTQREEIQKLMGQIQQMRTELQDMETQQVSEAESVREQLQDLQEQISAHKMAKQEAEAELERQKQELHYTEEELYRTKSTLQSRIKDREEEIQKLRNQLTNKTLSSSSQTELENRLHQLTETLIQKQTMLESLSTEKNSLVYQLERLEQQLKAIQGTSANGPSINMAGIDGAEGARLRSVPVLFSDTDTSMAGVYGRVRKAASTIDQFSIRLGIFLRRYPIARVFVIIYMALLHLWVMIVLLTYTPEMHHDSPSGR